The Micromonospora sediminicola genome contains a region encoding:
- a CDS encoding zinc metalloprotease, producing MHRKPTIHLAVLAAAAATFLTSGGASATAAPVSPSAEVAACEPGADTHSVARVSEGATAQEPELYSKNEANAYGVIKDAPRLADGSVTIPTVFHMVSDHPFSAAETARWNTLIAAQMTVLNDSFAGRTAADASDTPFRFSLVDTTWTVNSAWYTVVPGKNERDMKKALYTGDSRTLNVYAANIGGGLLGWAYFPKGYNNGRDYIDGVVMLDESMPGGTAGKYALGDTLTHEVGHWLMLEHTFAHGCSASGDFVADTPREAAPQFNCPVGADTCTAPGLDPIHNFMDYTQDSCMNMFTPGQADRMSDAWVAFRASGQG from the coding sequence ATGCACAGGAAACCGACGATCCACCTGGCGGTGCTCGCCGCTGCCGCCGCCACGTTCCTGACCTCCGGGGGAGCGTCCGCCACGGCCGCACCCGTGAGCCCCTCCGCCGAGGTCGCCGCCTGCGAGCCGGGCGCCGACACGCACAGCGTCGCCCGGGTGAGCGAGGGCGCCACCGCCCAGGAGCCGGAGCTCTACTCGAAGAACGAGGCGAACGCGTACGGCGTGATCAAGGACGCCCCGCGCCTGGCCGACGGCAGCGTCACCATCCCCACCGTGTTCCACATGGTCTCGGACCACCCGTTCAGCGCGGCCGAGACGGCCCGCTGGAACACGCTCATCGCCGCGCAGATGACCGTGCTCAACGACTCGTTCGCCGGGCGCACCGCGGCCGACGCCTCCGACACGCCGTTCCGGTTCTCGCTGGTCGACACCACCTGGACCGTCAACAGCGCCTGGTACACGGTGGTGCCGGGGAAGAACGAGCGCGACATGAAGAAGGCGCTCTACACCGGCGACTCCCGCACGCTCAACGTCTACGCCGCGAACATCGGCGGCGGGCTGCTCGGCTGGGCGTACTTCCCGAAGGGCTACAACAACGGCCGCGACTACATCGACGGTGTGGTGATGCTCGACGAGTCGATGCCGGGCGGCACGGCCGGCAAGTACGCGCTCGGCGACACGCTCACCCACGAGGTGGGGCACTGGCTGATGCTGGAGCACACGTTCGCGCACGGCTGCTCCGCCTCCGGCGACTTCGTCGCCGACACGCCGCGTGAGGCGGCGCCGCAGTTCAACTGCCCGGTCGGCGCGGACACCTGCACCGCGCCGGGGCTCGACCCGATCCACAACTTCATGGACTACACGCAGGACTCCTGCATGAACATGTTCACCCCGGGCCAGGCCGACCGGATGAGCGACGCCTGGGTCGCCTTCCGCGCCAGCGGCCAGGGCTGA
- a CDS encoding GNAT family N-acetyltransferase, giving the protein MDGTDGLVWREFGDEDLPALTGLVQACLATDGGLPLFARTPLLRARLVQTRTHGAWCGDGPVAAVGVGTGRTPVTATGLVHPAWRGRGLGGALLDWAERQAGDAGLLHTTETWSIGAEELFDARGYTRTFLEWVLRHDLDALPDVPAPDGVTVERAALGPELFATYRASFADRPGFVEPDAEEWLGDLRDDEDHRPELTLIARGSDGHAAGFVTVLDTWIDQVGVVPGWRGRRVGAYLVARVLRGLAGAGADAAWLCVNDDNPAAGLYRRLGFGDAGRRARHLRR; this is encoded by the coding sequence GTGGACGGGACGGACGGGCTGGTCTGGCGGGAGTTCGGCGACGAGGACCTGCCCGCGCTGACCGGCCTGGTGCAGGCGTGCCTCGCCACCGACGGCGGGTTGCCGCTGTTCGCGCGTACCCCGTTGCTGCGGGCGCGGCTGGTGCAGACGCGTACCCACGGCGCCTGGTGCGGTGACGGACCGGTCGCGGCCGTCGGGGTCGGCACCGGGCGGACACCCGTCACCGCCACCGGGCTGGTGCACCCGGCGTGGCGCGGGCGTGGGCTCGGCGGCGCGCTGCTGGACTGGGCCGAGCGCCAGGCCGGCGACGCGGGCCTGCTGCACACCACCGAGACGTGGAGCATCGGCGCGGAGGAGCTGTTCGACGCGCGGGGCTACACGCGGACGTTCCTGGAGTGGGTGCTGCGCCACGACCTCGACGCGTTGCCCGACGTCCCCGCGCCGGACGGCGTGACGGTGGAGCGGGCCGCGCTCGGGCCGGAGCTGTTCGCCACCTACCGTGCCTCGTTCGCCGACCGGCCCGGCTTCGTCGAGCCCGACGCCGAGGAGTGGTTGGGCGACCTGCGGGACGACGAGGACCACCGGCCGGAGCTGACCCTGATCGCACGCGGGTCGGACGGCCACGCGGCCGGTTTCGTCACCGTGCTCGACACCTGGATCGACCAGGTCGGCGTGGTGCCCGGGTGGCGGGGCCGGCGGGTCGGGGCGTACCTGGTGGCGCGCGTGCTGCGCGGGCTCGCCGGGGCGGGCGCGGACGCCGCGTGGCTCTGCGTCAACGACGACAACCCGGCGGCCGGGCTGTATCGGCGACTCGGCTTCGGCGACGCCGGCCGCCGCGCCCGCCACCTGCGCCGCTGA